The region TCCCGGCGGGCCTGTCCATGCACCCCGCCGGGTGGGACGGACGCAGCGCGCTATTCTCTGCACAACCGCGCCTGCCGGGCGTGGTCATCCAGAACCGCCGGAGGGAATTTTCTGCCCTGTGATGGCGTGGCAACCGGCCCTCATTGCGGCACTCGGTGCTTTCAGAGAAGACCCGCGTGGGTGCGCTGACGATGGCGCGAGCGGGTTGGGGTGGCCCAGAAGCGGCGCTGACTTCGCGCAAGGACTTTCGAGGCCGCCCAGGGGCGGCTTTCTGCTGTACAGGGGTAGACCATGAGTACCGATATCCGCGCCGAGGCGCGCAAGAGAATCCTGATTCTGGACGGCGCGTGGGGCACGCAGCTCCAGGGGGCCGGACTGACCGAGGCCGACTTCCGCTGGGACGGCGCCGATCCCCTGCGGATGTACCGGGGAAACTTCGACCTGCTGCAACTGACGAGGCCCGACGTGATCCGCGCCGTGCACCGCTCGTACTTCGAGGCCGGGGCGGACATCGCCAGCACGAACACCTTCAACTCCACGACGATCAGTCAGGCGGACTACGGCACGGAAGGCATGGCGCGCGAGATGAACGTGCAGGGCGCGCGGCTGGCGCGCGAGGTCGCCGACGAGTTCACCGCCCGTGACGGCAGGCCGCGCTGGGTGGCGGGGAGCATCGGCCCGACGAACCGCACGGCGACCCTCTCGCCGGACGTGGAACGCCCGGAATTCCGCAACGTCACCTACGACGATCTGGTCGCCGCGTATACCGAGGCCGCCGAGGGCCTGATCGAGGGCGGCGCCGACCTGCTGCTGCTGGAGACGGTGTTCGACACGCTGAACGCCAAGGCGGCGCTGTTCGCCTGCGAGGAGGCCTTCGCGCGCACCGGGAAGACGCTGCCGGTCATGCTGTCCGGCACGATCACGGACGCTTCGGGCCGCACGCTCAGCGGGCAGACGCCGGAAGCGTTCGCGATCAGCACCTCGCACGCGAACCTGTTCAGCCTGGGCCTGAACTGCGCGCTGGGCGCTGATCTGCTGCGCCCGCACCTGCGCGAGATCGCCGCGAACACGGACGCGCTGGTGTCCGTCCACCCGAACGCGGGCCTCCCGAACGCCTTCGGGGAGTACGACGAGACGCCCGAGCACACGGCGGGCGTGCTGGCCGACTTCGCCCGCGAGGGCCTCGTGAACATCGTGGGTGGGTGCTGCGGCACGACTCCTGAGCACATCCGCGCGATTGCCGAGGCGGTGCGCGAGATCACGCCGCGCGTGGCCCCCGAGCAGCCCCCCGTGCTGCGCCTGAGTGGCCTGGAGCCGCTGAACGTCACGCCGGAACTGAACTTCGTGAACGTCGGCGAACGGACGAACGTGACCGGCAGCCCCAAATTTGCCAAGGCGATCCTGGCCGGGGACTTCGACGCGGGCCTGAAGATCGCGCGGCAGCAGGTCGAGAACGGCGCGCAGATCGTGGACGTGAACTTCGACGAGGGCATGCTCGACGGCGAGGCCGCCATGGTGAAGTTCCTGAACCTGCTGGCCGGGGAACCCGACATCAGCCGCGTGCCGCTGATGCTGGACAGCAGCAAGTGGGAGATCCTGGAGGCGGCCCTCAAGCGCGTGCAGGGCAAGGCGGTCGTGAACTCGATCAGCCTCAAGGACGGCGAGGCGAAGTTCCTGGAACGCGCCCGTCTGCTACGCCGCTACGGGGCGGCGGCGGTCGTCATGGCCTTCGACGAGCAGGGGCAGGCGGACAACCTCGCGCGGCGCATTGAGATCACCTCGCGCGCGTACCGCCTGCTGACCGAGGAGGTGGGTTTCCCGGCGCAGGACATCATCTTCGACCCGAACGTGCTGACCGTCGCCACGGGCATCGAGGAACACGACCGCTACGCCATCGACTTCATTGAGGCGACCCGCTGGATCAAGGCGAACCTGCCGGGCGCGCTGGTCTCGGGTGGGATCAGCAACGTGTCGTTCTCGTTCCGGGGAAACAACCACGTGCGCGAGGCGATGCACGCGGTGTTCCTGTACCACGGGGTCCGCGCGGGGCTGGACATGGGCATCGTGAACGCCGGCATGCTCGCCGTGTACGAGGACATTGAGCCCGAACTGCGGGACGCGGTGGAGGACGTCATCCTGGCCCGCCGCCCCGACGCGACCGAGCGGCTGCTGGAACTCGCCGACCGCTACAAGGGCGTGAAGCGCGAGGTCGGCGCGGGCAGCCCCTGGCGGGACCTGCCGGTGCAGGAGCGGCTGAAGCACGCGCTCGTGCAGGGCATCGCGGACTTCGTGGACGCGGACGCCGAGGAGGCGTACCAGGAACTCGGCTCGCCGCTGAAGGTCATCGAGGGGCCGCTGATGGACGGCATGAACGTCGTCGGCGACCTGTTCGGCGCCGGGAAGATGTTCCTCCCGCAGGTCGTGAAGTCCGCCCGCGTCATGAAACGCGCCGTGGCGTACCTCACGCCGTACATGGAGGCCGAGAAGCAGGAGGCCGGCGGCAAGGGCAAGGTCTTGCTGGCGACCGTGAAGGGCGACGTGCACGACATCGGCAAGAACATCGTCGGGGTGGTACTGGCCTGCAACGGCTATCAGGTCACCGACCTGGGCGTGATGGTCCCCACCGAGAAGATCCTCGACGAGGCCGAGCGGATCGGCGCGGACGTCATCGGCCTGAGCGGCCTGATCACCCCCAGTCTGGACGAGATGGTCACCGTGGCCCGCGAGATGACCCGCCGCGGCCTGACCCTGCCCCTCCTGATCGGCGGGGCGACCACCAGCCGCGCGCACACCGCCGTGAAGATCGACCCCGCCTACCCGGGGGCGGTGGTGCACGTGCTGGACGCCAGCCGCGCCGTGACGACCACCGCCGACCTGCTGGCCGACCCGGCGGGCGTGCAGGATCGCGTCCGCACCGAGTACGACGCGCTGCGCGAACGGCACGGCGGGCGGCAGGTGCGCCTCGTGCCCATCGGGACGGCCCGCGAGCGCGCCCCGCAGCTCTCCCCCACCGTCCCGCCAGCCCCGCGCGAACCGGGCCGTCAGGTCATCGAGCAGCCCATCGCGGAGCTGCTGGACTTCATCGACTGGACGCCGTTCTTCATCGCGTGGGAGATGAAGGGCATCTACCCCAACATCCTCACCGACCCCCTGCGCGGCGAGGAAGCCCGCAAACTCTTCGCCGACGCGCAGGCCCTCCTCCAGCGCGCCATCGACGAGAAGCTCCTGACCGCGCGCGGCGTGATCGGCCTGTGGCCCGCCCGGCGCGACGGAGACGACATCGTGGTTGCCGCAGATGGCAGGTGGCAGATGGAAGGTGGGCAGCCATCCGCGATCAGCCATCCGCCTTCCGCTCGCCTCCACACCCTGCGCCAGCAGCGCGACCAGACCACGCCGAACGCGGCGCTGGCGGACTTCATCCTGCCTGACGGGGATCACATCGGGGCGTTCGCGGTGGCGATTCACGGCGCAGAGGAACTCGCGGCGGCGTTCGAGGCGCAGCACGACGATTACAACGCCATTCTGGTCAAGGCGATCGCGGACCGACTGGCGGAAGCCTTCGCGGAGAAACTCCACCGGGACGTCCGCGTGCAGCACTGGGGCTACGCGCCCGACGAGGCGCTGGGCAACGACGACCTGATCCGCGAGCGCTACCAGGGCATCCGCCCCGCGCCCGGCTACCCCGCGCAGCCTGACCACACCGAGAAACGCACGCTGTTCACCCTCCTGAACGCCGGGGAGGTCGGCCTGACCCTGACCGAATCGTGCGCCATGACGCCCGCCGCCGCCGTGTCCGGCCTGTACTTCGCGCACCCGGAAGCGCGTTACCTCGCCGTGGGCCGCATCGGCCGCGACCAGATCCTGGACTACGCCCGCCGGAAGGGTCAGAGCATCGAGGAAACCGAACGCTGGCTGGGACCGATCCTCGCGTACGACGCGGGAGCGGGGGAAGGCGGAAGGCAGATAGCAGATGGCAGGGCCGCGCCTTCGACCATCGACCTTCAGCCTTCTGCGGCGGCCGGAGGCCGCCCATGACCCGCGTGTCTGTCGAGCTGGTGCCCCGGTCCCGTTCTGGCCTGCGCGCGGAGATCGCGGAGGTCGCGGGCGCGCTGGGCGGCGTGGATACCGTGAACGTTCCGGACCTGACGCGGTACTCGCTGCGCTCCTGGGTGGGGTGTGGGTTTGCCCGCCCCGGCTTCGCGGCGATTCCGCACCTGCGCGCCGTGGACTTCAACCCACGTGAGCCCCTGCCGTTCCTGCCGCTGCTGGAGGAACACGGTATCCGCGAGGTGCTCGTCGTGACCGGTGACGCGCCGATTGATATGAGCGCGAAGGTGTACGACCAGGACGCCGTGGACCTGATCCGCCGCCTGACCCGCGACGCGCCGCACCTGCGCGTGTACGCCGGGCTGGACCCGTACCGGCAGTCGTTCGTGCGCGAGCGGGATTACCTGGAGCGCAAGCTGGACGCCGGCGCCGCCGGGTTCTTCACGCAGCCGTTCTTCGACCTGCGCCTGCTGGACACCTGGGCGGACCTCCTGCCGGACGGCACGGACGTGTGGTGGGGCGCGACGAGCATTCTCACGGAAGCCAGCTTCAACTACTGGCGGGCCCGCAACCACGCGGTGTTTCCCCGCACGTTCACGCCCACCCTGGACTGCAACCGCGTGTTCGCCCGCGACCTCCTGACCTTCGCCCGCCAGCGGCAGCATCACGCGTACTTCATGCCGGTGAAAGTGAACGTGCTGGAGTATCTGGGCGGCATCCTCTGAGCGAGTGGGCTGCGAGCTTTGAGCTCTGAGTCACCCCCACCCGGCCTCCCCCCTCAGGGGGGAGGAGCAAGACATGAAGAAAGTCGATCAGCGGAGCGAAACGTCCCACCCACCTACTGACCGCAGACAACCACCGGCCGTCGTGCGCGTAGCGCGCGGGCCTGCGACGGGGGCGGCAGGATGGCGTCGAGGCCGGACCCGTCACTGCCTATGCCGACCGCGCCGCAACAGTAAAGCCTCTTGCCGAGCGCAGCGACTGCCCCCCCTGCCCCTCTGGGGTAGGGGGCTGGGGGGTGGGGCCGCCAACGATACGGACCCCCGAGGAGCACCCCGAAGGTCCAGTCTCTACAAAAGCCTCAGCTGTTGTCGATCACGACCGTGAAGCTCTTGCTGACCTTGCCCTTGGCGGGCACGTCCACGCGCAGGTTCGCGGTGCCCTGGTTTTTGACGGGGGCCATGGTGTCGATGGTGATGATGCGGCCGCCGATGCGTTCGGTGATTTCGGCGCGGACGGCGCGGTCCTTGCTGCTCTCGAAGGCGTAGGTGACCTTGTAGGTGGTCTTGGTGACGTTGCCTTTGGCGTCCTTGACCTGGGCGGTCTGGGCGGTGGTGCGGGTGTATTCGATGTCGGGGTCTTCGCCCAGGGAGAAGTCGATGGTGCCGCCTTTGCGGGTGTCGGGGAGGGTGGTCTGGCCGACGAGGCGGCCGTCCTCGCGGACGGTGAGGGGCCCGGCGGGGAGGCGCTGGTCGGCTTCCAGGCGGTAGGAGCGGTTGAGGGTGCCGGTGCGGGTGCCGGTGCCGAAGTAGGTATCGAGTCCGGCGTAGCGTTCGAATCGGCTGAGTTTGGGTGTCAGGAACGGTAGGGTGATGACGGAGTTGGCGGGCAGCGTGAAGGGGGTGGTGAGGTCGTAGCGGGTCAGGCCGCGCAGTTCGCCCTGGCTCTGGATCTTGGGGACGGGGGCGGCGGTGGCGGGCACGGCGCGCATGACCGTGTCGGCGGCGAATCCGGCAGCTTCGGCCTGCGGGTTGGCCTGCACGGTGACGTCTCCGGCGTACAGTTCGGTGTTCTGCACGTCGTAGGCGAGGTCGGTGGTGTTGCGCAGGTCGGCCAGGGCGGTCAGGTTCGCGCCGGCGCTGCTGGCGTTCAGGGTGTAGCGGGGGCTCCAGGTGACGGCGCGGGTCAGGTAGGTCAGGGTGCCGGTTCCGGCGCGGGGCAGGGTGTAGGTCAGGGTCTGGCTGGGGCTCTGGGGGTTCAGGGGGGGCGCGGCGCTGAAGGACAGGTCCTCGAAGCGCACGTTGAAGAACCGGCCCTGGGCGTCCCTGACGAGCAGGTCGCGGGCGCGCACGAGCGTGACGGGTTCGGTGGTGTCGCCGCGGCGCAGGAACACGGTCTGGCCTTCGAGGCCGCTCAGCCAGTTGCTCTGGAGGGTCTGGGCGGCGCTGCTGAACGGCAGGCCTTCGAGGTCGAGGCTGCCGGGCAGCACGCTTTCCCAGGCGGACTGGGGCAGGGTGACGTTCAGGCTGGTGCCGGTGGCGGTGACGGGCTGGCGGACCTCGGTGAAGCTGGGGTAGATGCGCAGGTCGGCGGCGCTGGCGGTGCCGAGGGCGAGGGTGGTGGCGACGGCAGCGGCGACTGACAGGCTGTTTTTCATGTCTGGATGGTGACCCGCCGCTCAATATGAGATGTGAGAGTGGGCGTCAGGAACGCGACAGAAAACCCGCCGCCCCGGATGTGGGGTGGCGGGCTGTTCGTGCAGGCCGGACAGTCTTACAGGATGTCGTCGCGGATGCAGGCCTTGAAGTGACCGGGGCTGACTTCACGCAGTTCGGGGACGATGTTCGCGCAGTCGGCGATCGCGTAGCGGCAGCGGGTGCGGAACACGCACCCCGACGGCGGGTTGATCGGGCTGGGAATGTCGCCTTCCAGGATGATGCGCTGGCGCTTGACGGTGGGGTCGGGCACGGGCGCGGCCGACAGGAGCGCCTCCGTGTAGGGGTGCTTGGGGTTGCGGTTCAGTTCGCGGCTGGGCGCGATTTCCATGACGCGGCCCAGGTACATCACGATGATGCGGTCGCAGATGTACTCGACGACCGCGAGGTCGTGCGCGATGAACAGCACGGTCAGGCCCAGTTCTTCCTGCAGGTCCTGCAGCAGGTTCACGACCTGCGCCTGGATGGACACGTCCAGCGCCGAGACGGGTTCGTCGGCGACGATGAACGCGGGGTCCACGGCCAGGGCGCGGGCGATCCCGATGCGCTGGCGCTGACCGCCGCTGAACTCGTGCGGGTAGCGGCGCATGTGCTCGGGGCGCAGGCCGACCTTCTGCAGGAGTTCGGCGATGCGGTCGACGCGCTGCTTGCCGGGGTGCAGGTTGTGGATCTGCATGGCCTCCCCGATGATGTCGCTGACGGTCATGCGGGGGTTCAGGCTCGCGAAGGGATCCTGGAAGATGATCTGCATCTCGCGGCGGTAGTCACGCATCTGCCCCTTGGACAGCTTGGTGATGTCGGTGCCGTTGAAGAGCACCTGCCCGCCGGTGGGTTCGATCAGGCGCAGGATAGCGCGTCCGGCGGTGGTCTTGCCGGAGCCGGATTCGCCCACCAGGCCGACCACTTCGCCGCGCCCGATCTTGAAGGACACGTCGTTGACGGCCTTGACGTTGCCGACGACGCGGGACAGCAGGCCGCCGCGGATCGGGAAGAATTTCTCCAGGTTCTGGACGTCCAGCAGGGTGTCGCCCGTGGCGGGCATGGTGCGGCGGGTCTGGGTGCTGACGGCGGTCATGCGGTCACCTCGCGCTGCGCCTGCGCGAATTCGCGCCAGCGGATGCAGCGGGACATGTGGCCGTGCCCGGTGTCTTCCAGCGCGGGCACCGCCTTGGAGCAGTCGGGAACGGCGAACTTGCAGCGCGGCTCGAAGGCGCAGCCGGGGGGCAGGTTCAGCGGGTTGGGCACGTTGCCGGGGATGGCTTCCAGGCGGCCCTTGGGCTGCCCGGGGACATGCTCGTACTCGCCGGGACGGGGAATGCTGTTCAGCAGGCCCATGGTGTAGGGGTGGCGGGGCGCCTGGAAGATGTCCACGACGTCGCCTTCCTCGACCACGCGGCCACCGTACATCACGACGACGCGGTCGGCCATCTCGGCCACGACGCCGAGGTTGTGCGTGATGAACAGGATGCTCATCCCGACCTCTTTCTGCAGGTTGCGCATCAGGTCGAGAATCTGCGCCTGGATGGTCACGTCGAGCGCCGTGGTGGGCTCGTCGGCGATCAGCAGGGCGGGTTTGCAGCTCAGGGCCATGGCGATCATGACGCGCTGGCGCATCCCGCCGGACATCTGGTGCGGGTACTCGTTGACGCGTTTCTCGGGGGCGGGGATGCCCACGAAGCGCAGCATGTCGGTGGCGACGCCCATGGCGTCTTTCTTGTTCTTGCCCTGGTGCAGCATGACGGCTTCAGCGATCTGGTCCCCGACGGTATAGACGGGGTTCAGGCTGGTCATGGGCTCCTGGAAGATCATGGAGATGTCGTTGCCGCGGATCTTGCGCATGTCCGCTTCGCTCAGCGTGACGATGTTCTTCTGAACGCCGTCCTTGCCGGTGAAGAGGATCTCCCCTTCCACGATCTTGCCGGGAGGGGTGGGGATCAGGCGCATGACCGACAGGCTGGTGACGCTCTTGCCGGAGCCGGATTCGCCCACGACGGCGAGGGTCTCGCCCTTCTTGATGTGGAAGGTCACGCCGTCGACGCTCTTCACGACACCGTCGTCGGTACTGAAGTAAGTTTTCAGGCCGTTCACGGCCAACAGGACTTCACCCTGGTGGGTCATTGTTCCTCCGTTTTCAACACGTTGTGCATCATACAACCGTTGGGGATTCTAGGGCGTTTTGTCACGCGCGGCGCGGCCCATTTCGCTGGCCGCGCCGCGCGTGACAGGGGTTCAGGCGCGCTTACGCGGGTCGAAGGCGTCGCGCAGCCCGTCGCCGAGCAGCTGGAAGCACATCACGGTGAACACGATGAAGAAGCCGGGGATCAGCACCCAGGGGCGGGTGTTCAGGCTGCTCAGCCCGCCGTCCTGCGCGGCCTTGAGCAGGCTGCCCCACGACGCGTAGGGTTCCACGGCGCCGATGCCCAGGAAGCTCAGGCCGGATTCCAGCAGGATGAAGCTGGGGATGGCGAGGCTGGTCGTGACGATCACGTAGGTCGTCAGGGTGGGCAGCATGTGGCGCCACATGATGCGGTTGTCGCTGGCGCCGAGGCTCTTGGCGGCGGACACGAAGTCCTGTTCGCGCACGCTGAGCAGCTGTCCGCGCGTGACGCGCGCCAGTCCGCCCCAGCCGATGAAGGCCAGGATGCCGAGAATCACGTACAGCGCGAGGATCGGGTTGATGTCGCGGGGGAACACGCTGCGCAGCAGCAGCAGCAGGAACAGGTAGGGAATGGCGGCGAGCACCTCGACGAGGCGCATGATGACGGTGTCGACGATCCCGCCGAAGTAGGCGGCCATGGCGCCCATCATCAGGCCGATCAGGGTGGTGATCAGCACCGCGCCGAAGCCGATGGTCAGGCTGATCTGCGAGGCGTACAGCGTGCGCGTGAACAGGTCGCGGCCCAGGTCCTCGCCCCCGAACAGGTACACGCTGCAGTCTTCCTTGTTCGTGCCGAACAGGTGCAGGTTACCGGGGAACAGGCCCAGAATCTTGTAGCTGGCGCCGCGCACCCCGAAGTACAGCGGGCAGCGTTCCGCGCTGGGCTTGAACTCGTTCACGAAGGTGTCCATGTTCAGCTGCTGGGTGTACTTGAACACGTAGGGCCGCGTGAACGCGCCGGTGTCGGGGTCACGGAACTGGATGGGGGTTGGGGGGTGGAAGCGGGTGATGTTGCTGGTCGAGTACGAGGACAGGGCGTCAGGCGCGATGAACGGCGCGAAGATCGCCATGACGTACAGCAGGATCAGCATCAGGCCGCCGGCCTGCGCGAGGCGGTTCTTCCGGAACTGCTGCCAGGCGACGGAGAACTGGGACTGACCGAGCGGCTTGTCCTTCTGGGTGGTGGCGGGTGCGGTGGTGGTCATGTCAGCCGACCTTGATGCGCGGGTCAACGACCGCGAGGAGAATGTCGCTCAGGGCGTTGCCGATCACGAGCAGGACGGTGGTGATCACGGTGAAGCCCGCGATGAGATACAGGTCCTGGGCGTTCAGGGCGTCGAGGATCATCGGGGTGATGCCTGGGTAGGCGAACACGACCTCGATGAAGCCGGCGCCGGCGACCGCGCCGGGCAGCAGGCCGCCGATGCCGGCCACGATGGGCAGGATGGCGTTGCGGAAGGTGTGCTTCCAGATGGCGGTGCGTTCGCTGACGCCCTTGGCGCGCGCGGTGCGGATGTAGTCCGAACGCATGACTTCCAGCATCTGCCCGCGGATGACGCGGGTCAGTCCGGCGGCGTCACTGACGGCCAAGATGACCGCGGGGATCAGGAGGTGCTTGGCGATATCCAGGAATTTCTGGACGGGCGTCATGCTGTCAAAGCCGTTACTGGTCATGCCGTTGATCGGGATGTCCAGGCCGGTCGCCGAACGGACCTGCAGGATGAAGTAGATGACGATCAGCGCCAGGAAGAAGCTGGGGAATCCCAGCAGGAAGTACAGGATGACGTTGATGGTCTTGTCGCCCAGCGAGTTCTGCCGCACGGCGCCGAACACGCCGATGGGAATGGCGATGGCGTAGAACAGCAGGGTGGAGAGCAGCACCAGGTACATCGAGTTGGCGATGCGGGGTTTGATGACGTCCAGTACGGGCTGCTGGTACGAGAACGACAGGCCCAGGTCGAAGTTGAAGAGCATGTTCTTCATCCACAGGAAGTACTGCTCGATGGGGTGCCGGTCCAGGCCGAAGTTGCGTTCCAGTGCGGCCAGCGCCTCGGGGCTGATGTTCGGGTTGAGTTTGGCGGGCGTCAGGAAGTCGCCGGGGGCCAGCTGGATCACGAAGAAGATCAGGATGCTGGCCAGGAACAGGGTGGGAATGGACTGCACCAGTCGGCGCAGGAGGAATGGGATCATGCGGGCTCTCCGGGGGCGTCATGGGTGTGGGGGGCAGTCCGCGTGGGCGGACCACCCCCCGTGGGAGCAGCGTGCTGCTCTGGTCGCTTACTTGATGAAGGTCAGGGCCTGGAGGCGGTGGCCGTAGTAGGCGTCCATCATGCTGGCGGTGAATTCGCCGCCCAGACGCTCGTTGAAGGCCACGTGGTAGTTGCCGCCCACGAGGTAGATGACGGGCTGCAGTTCGCCTTCAGCCTTCATCAGCTGGCCGCCGATGGCGCGGCGCTTGGCGTCGTTCAGTTCCGCGTCGCCTTGGTAGTACAGCTTGGTCATCAGCTGTTCCTGGCTGGTGGCGCACTTGCCGTCGGTGGGGTTGTTGTAGGAGTGCAGGTTGGTGCCGCAGGGCACGACGTTGCTGCCGAAGCTCCAGATGTTGCTGCCGCCGGAGAGGCCCAGCAGGATGGCGTCGAAGGGACGGTTCTCGCCCTTGGAGGTCAGCTGGCCGACCAGGGTGTTGAAGTCGATGGGGGTGAAGTTGACCTTCACGCCGACCTTCTTCGCCTCGTCGGCGAAGATGCGGCCCAGCTGCTCGCGGACGGTGTTGCCCGCGTTGGTGCTCAGGTTGAATTCCAGGACCTTGCCGCTCTTGTCGACCAGGTAGCCCTGGGCGTTCTTCTTGGTGTAGCCGATCTGCGCGAGCAGCTTGCTGGCCTGCGCGAGGTCGTACTTGTACTGGGGGGCGCCGGCCGCGAGGCCCGCGTCGATCTGCTGCTTGAAGATCGGGTAGGTGCTGAAGTACGTCTCGCTGCCCAGGCCGCCCAGGGCGAGCTGCACCATGGCCTGGCGGTTGGCGATGTGGCTCATGGCGCGGCGGAAGCGCACGTCACGGAAGAGTTTCTGCTTGGCGGGGTCGCCCGCCTTGTTCCAGTTGAAGGTGATCCACTGGCTGGTGGCCTGGGGGCTGACGTTCGCCTTCAGGAAGGCCTTCAGGCTGCCGTTGTCGATGGCCTTCTTGGTCTGGGCCAGGTCGTCGGCGTTGCGCATGCCGACGGTGTCGATCTGACCGGCCAGGAAGGCGGCGAGGGACGCGTTGGCGTCGGCGACGATACGCACGGACATGGTGTTCAGGTAGGGCAGTTCCTGACCGCGGCTGTCCTTGTTCCAGTCGCCCCAGTTGGGGTTCTTCTTGAACACGGTGCGCTCACCGGCGCGGTAGGAGTCGACGACCCACATGCCGGGGCTGACGATCTGGCTGGCGGGCGTGGCGAGACCCCACATCTTCTTGACGGCGTCGGCACCGCCCTCACGGTAGGCCTTACCGAACACGTGGTCAGGCCAGGGTGCGTAGCTCATGATGCTCAGGGCGCTGGCGCTGGGCTGGGGGAAGTCGAACTGCAGGGTGTAGTTGTCGAGCTTCTTGACCGTGATGGGCTTGCCCACCAGGAAGAAGGTGTCGCGGCTGTTGCTGCCGACCTTGTCGTCGGTGTGGATCTTCCAGGTGGTAACCCAGTCATCGGCGGTGATGGCCTGGCCGTCGCTGAACTTCATGCCCTGGCGGATCTTGACCACGAAGCGCTTGTTGTTGTTGCTGACCACGGCGGGGGCGGCGGCCATATAGGGGATGAACTCGTCGTTGCGGGGGTCCTGCGTGAACAGGCCGGCGCCGGTCTCCATGCGGTCGGGGATGCTGTCCGCCTCGCTGCTGGTGAAGGGGTTCATCGTCTTGAAGTCGCTGATGGCGGACAGGCGCAGTTCACCGCCGCGTTTGTTCGCGGTGTTCTGCTCGGCGGTCCAGGCGGCGGGCCAGACGAAGGCGCTCTGGGCGGCAGCGGTGCCGACCGTCAGGGCCAGGGCAAGAGTCAGGGCTTTTTTCATGGGGGTCCTCCAGGGTGCGTGAAAGGAAATACGACAAGGTCCGGCGCGCAGCCGGGGTCTTGGTTCCTGATTTCGTTTTCCAGCGAGCTAAATATATTGGCCTATCCTGTTTCGGTCAAGGACTGATTTTCCCATTCGACACGCCGGATTGCATATTCATTCACTATCTTGCAACTGATCGGCTCATGAACGCTGCGGGTTTCATTTGACAGGACGAACCGCCAAAGTGACCCGCAGCCCATTCTCATGAATACAGTGACGATTGGATGCACCCGCCGCCCTGCCGGGTGGTCTGCACAGGTCACGTCGTCAGCAGGAGAGCCCGCCGGTCTCCCCTGCCGACCGCGCTCAGCGGCTCTTGAGTTCCGTCCAGATGCGGTCGTACAGCCGCTGCGGGCGCCCCGCTGGCAGTTCGCCGATGAAATCCAGGCGGCCGTCGGTGAGCCACGCGGCGGGCGGATTCAGCGCCGGGATGTCCTTCAGGAAGTCGTCCAGGTACGGCCGGGCGGCGGCGTTCGGCGTGGCGTAGTAGGTGTAGTTGCTCAGCTGCGCGCCGTTCTCCGCGTCCAGGATGAAATCGATGAAGCGGTGGGCCAGTTCGGGGTTGGGGCTGCGTTTCAGGACGACCAGGGTGTCCATGCTGATGGTCGTGCCCTGGCGGGGCAGCAGCACCTGCACGTTCTCGTCCTCCTCGGTGGCGATCAGCAGGTCACCCACGTAGATCTGCCCCAGGTCCACGGTTTTCGCCAGGAGTTTGTTGCGGGTGCCGGGCCCGCCGTCGAAGCCCTGGAAGCCCTTCTTGGCGACCACGCGGCGCAGCAGGTCGCGCGCGGCGCGCAGCTCCCCCACGCGGGTGGTGTTCGCGCTGAAGCCCAGGAACTTCAGTGCCGCGCCGATCACCTCGCGCGGGTCGTCGAGCAGCACGAACGAGCGGCGGTCGTCCGGGCCGAAGATCTCCGCCCAGGTG is a window of Deinococcus grandis DNA encoding:
- a CDS encoding polyamine ABC transporter substrate-binding protein encodes the protein MKRAALLAAAGLLLLTGCYRVQKPPQAQTGAAVPVTRGDGKTLRVFIWSEYIDPELVKAFEKANGVRVVLDTFESNEAMLAKLQGGGAQYDIAVPSNYVVQTMVRAGLLQPLDKSQIPNLKNIAPGFLNADYDPANVYSVPYQYAATGLAYNRERYVPRDTWAEIFGPDDRRSFVLLDDPREVIGAALKFLGFSANTTRVGELRAARDLLRRVVAKKGFQGFDGGPGTRNKLLAKTVDLGQIYVGDLLIATEEDENVQVLLPRQGTTISMDTLVVLKRSPNPELAHRFIDFILDAENGAQLSNYTYYATPNAAARPYLDDFLKDIPALNPPAAWLTDGRLDFIGELPAGRPQRLYDRIWTELKSR
- a CDS encoding ABC transporter permease; amino-acid sequence: MIPFLLRRLVQSIPTLFLASILIFFVIQLAPGDFLTPAKLNPNISPEALAALERNFGLDRHPIEQYFLWMKNMLFNFDLGLSFSYQQPVLDVIKPRIANSMYLVLLSTLLFYAIAIPIGVFGAVRQNSLGDKTINVILYFLLGFPSFFLALIVIYFILQVRSATGLDIPINGMTSNGFDSMTPVQKFLDIAKHLLIPAVILAVSDAAGLTRVIRGQMLEVMRSDYIRTARAKGVSERTAIWKHTFRNAILPIVAGIGGLLPGAVAGAGFIEVVFAYPGITPMILDALNAQDLYLIAGFTVITTVLLVIGNALSDILLAVVDPRIKVG
- a CDS encoding ABC transporter substrate-binding protein, yielding MKKALTLALALTVGTAAAQSAFVWPAAWTAEQNTANKRGGELRLSAISDFKTMNPFTSSEADSIPDRMETGAGLFTQDPRNDEFIPYMAAAPAVVSNNNKRFVVKIRQGMKFSDGQAITADDWVTTWKIHTDDKVGSNSRDTFFLVGKPITVKKLDNYTLQFDFPQPSASALSIMSYAPWPDHVFGKAYREGGADAVKKMWGLATPASQIVSPGMWVVDSYRAGERTVFKKNPNWGDWNKDSRGQELPYLNTMSVRIVADANASLAAFLAGQIDTVGMRNADDLAQTKKAIDNGSLKAFLKANVSPQATSQWITFNWNKAGDPAKQKLFRDVRFRRAMSHIANRQAMVQLALGGLGSETYFSTYPIFKQQIDAGLAAGAPQYKYDLAQASKLLAQIGYTKKNAQGYLVDKSGKVLEFNLSTNAGNTVREQLGRIFADEAKKVGVKVNFTPIDFNTLVGQLTSKGENRPFDAILLGLSGGSNIWSFGSNVVPCGTNLHSYNNPTDGKCATSQEQLMTKLYYQGDAELNDAKRRAIGGQLMKAEGELQPVIYLVGGNYHVAFNERLGGEFTASMMDAYYGHRLQALTFIK
- a CDS encoding ABC transporter permease → MTTTAPATTQKDKPLGQSQFSVAWQQFRKNRLAQAGGLMLILLYVMAIFAPFIAPDALSSYSTSNITRFHPPTPIQFRDPDTGAFTRPYVFKYTQQLNMDTFVNEFKPSAERCPLYFGVRGASYKILGLFPGNLHLFGTNKEDCSVYLFGGEDLGRDLFTRTLYASQISLTIGFGAVLITTLIGLMMGAMAAYFGGIVDTVIMRLVEVLAAIPYLFLLLLLRSVFPRDINPILALYVILGILAFIGWGGLARVTRGQLLSVREQDFVSAAKSLGASDNRIMWRHMLPTLTTYVIVTTSLAIPSFILLESGLSFLGIGAVEPYASWGSLLKAAQDGGLSSLNTRPWVLIPGFFIVFTVMCFQLLGDGLRDAFDPRKRA
- a CDS encoding ABC transporter ATP-binding protein, encoding MTHQGEVLLAVNGLKTYFSTDDGVVKSVDGVTFHIKKGETLAVVGESGSGKSVTSLSVMRLIPTPPGKIVEGEILFTGKDGVQKNIVTLSEADMRKIRGNDISMIFQEPMTSLNPVYTVGDQIAEAVMLHQGKNKKDAMGVATDMLRFVGIPAPEKRVNEYPHQMSGGMRQRVMIAMALSCKPALLIADEPTTALDVTIQAQILDLMRNLQKEVGMSILFITHNLGVVAEMADRVVVMYGGRVVEEGDVVDIFQAPRHPYTMGLLNSIPRPGEYEHVPGQPKGRLEAIPGNVPNPLNLPPGCAFEPRCKFAVPDCSKAVPALEDTGHGHMSRCIRWREFAQAQREVTA